The following is a genomic window from Methanoculleus thermophilus.
TGATGCCTGCAGGGCATCTCTGGAGGAGCGTGATCTGGCGTGCAATCTCCTCGGGGTCACCAACCAGCGTGCGATCGACGAGGCGGATGTTGTCATTCTCGCGATACCGTTCAGACACGTGGCTCCCACCCTGAAAACCTTGACCGGGTTTGAGGATAAGATCGTCATCAGCCCGGTCAATCCGATCGAACGGACAACTTACTTCTATTACGCTCCTCCGCCGGAGGGTTCGGCGGCGATGATGATCAAGGGGATGCTTCCAGAGAGCGCGATCGTCTGTGCCGCGTTCAATAACGTCGCTGCAAACAAGTGGCGGGCGCTCGACGAGGTGCTGGACTACTCGGTCGCCGTCTGCTGCGACGACGATGGTGCAAAGCGAACGGTCATGGATCTTGTCAACAGTGTATCCAGCCTCCGTGCCTATGATGCAGGACCGCTTCATGCCGCTTCCATCGTTGAGAGCCTCACACCGCTTCTCCTCAACATCGCGCGGTTCAACGGGATGAAGGATGTCGGAGTGAGGTTTGTATAATCCTGCCCGGGAGAGGTTTTTGTGGCTCGGGACCTGCACCTGACCCCAAAAACCTGAACTCTTTGGTAATCGTATTCGCTCTGCAAAGACTGTTTTAGAACTCTGATCTCTTCTCGATAGTCCCAACCAGCACACAGATATCCCCTGTCGCGCCAAATCATTCTGTACGAAGTTCGGGATGTCTTAAATGCTGGATCAGGAATTCGAACGAATAGGAAAAAGGCTCTTTTTGGAAGGGCTTGTCGGAGCGAATTTCGGGAACATGAGCGTCCGGGCGGAGGAAGGCGGCTTTCACATCACCCGGACCGGCGCCTACCTCGACACCTGCGAGATGCCGGCCTTTGTTCCGGAGAAAGGCGACGCCCCGCGTGAAGCCTCGAGCGAGTACCGGGTCCACCGGGCGGTCTACCGGGAGACGCCCCATTGCGCGATCGTCCATGCCCACCCTGTCCACGCCGTTGCCGCCTCGCTCGATGCCGATATCATCCGGCCGGCCGACAGCGAGGGGGGGATGCTCTGCCCGGCAATCCCGGTCGTCACCGGGAGCCCGGGGACCAACGAGATCGCAGAGAACGTCGCCGGGGCGCTTCAGGCCGGTCATATCGTCATTGTCCGGGGGCATGGGACGTTTGCCGCCGGAAGAACACTTGATGAGGCGTATATCTACACCTCGATAGCAGAGTATGCCTGTAGGATTCTCTTCTTATCGGGGCGGCTTCGGGGGGTTCTGTAACTCCTCGATCTGACGGATGATCTCGCGGTGAAACCCAAGGAGCATGTCGCTGATAACCCCGAACATGAAGATCTGAAAGCCGACCACGATCAGGAGGACCGTGAGGATGGTGAGCGGCAGGTGCTCGATATTCTTGAGCCATTCGAGGACGACATAGATCCCGATGACACCACCTGCAAGCGATATGAGGAGACCGATGATCCCGAAGTAAAAGATCGGGTTGTTCGTCTTCGCGAGCCGGTATATGGTCGAGAGTATCCCGATACCGTCGTGGAGGGGATTTAGTTTGGTGGCGGTGCCGGATCGTGCGTAGTATCGGACAGGAACGACGGCTATTCGCTGCCCGTGTCTCACCGCCTCGACTGCCATCTCCGTCTCGATCTCGAATCCGGTCTCCTTTAAGGTCATTTGCCGGATCGAATGAAGGGTAAAAGCGCGGTAGCCGGAGAGGATGTCACGAAGGTCTCGTCCGTGTGCTATCCTGAACATCAAGTTGATGATATGGTTGCCGAGGTGGTTCAGCCTCGTGAACGCCCCTTCCTCCGGGTTGGCAAGGCGGTCGCCGATGACGTGATCGAACCCCCGCCCGAGAGGTTCGAGCATTCGCTCCGCGTCTTCCGGCGAGTTGGTCCCATCTCCGTCAAGCATGAGCACGTAAGGCTTATCGATGATCTCGATAGCCTCGATAATGGCGTTGCCCTTTCCCTTCCCCGTCTGTTTCCGGACAATTGCTCCTGCAGCCTGTGCAATCTCCGGGGTCCCGTCGATGCTGTTCCCATCCATGACGAGGATGTGGTGAAACCCGCGCTCCTGGAATTCCTGGATCAGTCTGCCGATCGTCGGGGCTTCATTCAGCGTAGGGATGAAGATGCACACCTCGTCGCGCTCGATGCTCATTGACGTACTTATATCCAATTGGGAATCATAAGGACTTCGCATGCACGTTGCCAAATCGGGGCTTAGGGTTCTCGGGATCGCTGAGAGTTACTCCGGGCGTGAGCGGTCCACCCTTGCCGGGGTCGTCATGCGAAAAGATCTCCTTATCGACGGGGTGGCCTTTGCACCGGTGACCGTCGGGGGATCGGACGCCACCGATGCGGTCATCCGGGTCTTTACCGGCCTTGCACGAGAGGATATCAACCTCATAATGATCAGCGGAAGCGTCATCGCCTGGTACAACATCATCGACCCCGTAGCGGTGCAGGAGGCGACGGGTCTCCCCGTCATCATCACTACCTACGAGGAGTCGGAAGGGCTCGAGGAAGACATTCGCCGGCACTTTCCGGGCGACGTTGAGAGGCTTGCAGCATACCGCCGGCTTGGCGAGCGTATCCCCGTCAGGCTGCACTCGGGATACGCTCTCTTCATCCGGCCTTACGGACTTTCCTTCAAGGATGCTGCAAGGCTCTGCAACGACTTCACGCGCGAAGGGAAGGTGCCCGAGCCGATCAGGGTTGCCCGGCTCATTGCCCGGGGTCTCGTCCGGTCGTCCCGGTCAACTCCTGACGACCATGACCGTTGACGTCGCATGATCGACGACGTAGGAACTGACACTCCCGAGGATGAATCGGTCGATCCGACCTCTGCCATGCGATCCAATCACGGTCAGGTCGGCGTTGAGCTCCTGCGCGAGAGCGGTGATCTCCGCTCCCGGGTGTCCTCGGCGCTTGTGAACCGTCATCCGGACTCCGGATGCGGCTGCCTGCCGCTCCGCTTCGGCGAGAATCTCATCCGCCTCCCGTTCGAGCGAGTCGAGGACTGCCTGCCTTGCTAAATCGGGTGGTTCGAGCTCGTTGAGCATCAGTGTAGGGTAGGTTTCGGTCTGGACAACATGTACGGCATGAAGGGCTGCTTTCATGGAGCGGGCAACGGCCAGCGCTTCCTCGAGCGCTCTGTGACCGATCTCCGACCCATCGATCGCGACGAGTATCAATTTGAACATAATCGTCTGTCTGAAACGTACTGATACAAATACATGGTCTTTGCAGGCGTTCCACCTCATGCCTGCACGGTGTGCTTCGAGATTATCTCCCCCGTCTGCTTCTCCAAAATCTCGACGGTGACCTGTACGCCCGGGTAGATGGTATTGTCGGAGAGGTCCAGTTCCAGCTCCTCGCCTGGATTCCAGTAGGGGGTGCGGCACCCCTCGCCCCCGAGCGTCTTTACCCCGTAGTGGTGCGATGGTATGAGCCGGTGGCCGTTTAAAGTCTGGACGACGCAGACTTTCTGGCCGTTCCGATATATGACTGCCTTTAAGCCGTCGTTTTCGTAGACCGTGCTGCCGTTATTGAGGAGCACTATCCTGCTTGCGCAGGTGAATTTTCCTGTCTCCTTGCTGTTATGAGAGATCTCGGTAATAATGATCGGCGGCTCTGCAGGCTCCATCCAGGACCCGGACGGGAGCATCGCAAGCGCCATCAGCAGGACAAGAATAGCGAGGATGATGGTGATGGCAACCATCAGGAGCGTGCCGTGCGTCTCCGAGATGGCTCGATCACTCTCCGTGGTCAGCTCTACTGGCGCTTCGGACGGTTTCCCTGGCTGAGATGCCGTTCGTAAAGCCGTTGAAAATCGAAAGATTGTGCTATCCGCTCCCAACATTTACGTCCCTGTACCGTCTTCTTCCCGCGGACCGCGGACCACGACAGCCCGATGCGCCAACTGCGCTGGGTCTCCCGGCGGGCGTTCTGACATGAACTACTGGAGCAATGGTTTGCCCGCACGGCATCTCTATCTGTATGCAGGGGATAGTGACTCCCCATCCTCCTTGAAGCGTCATTCTCGCCTTGGATGAGAATCCCACCATCTGATAAATAAACGCTACGAAACGAAGTTTCAGTTGTGAGTGATTGAACTATGAAACAGAACTCAGGTCCATCTCGATCGATTTTTAAGCGGACTATGGAGCAGCCACTTGCCTGTAGGAGCTGCTGATTGCGCCCAGGATACAGAGGCCGGTCTTCAAGGTTAAGGCCTGAGGGAGTGGCATCTTACAGCGCAGGCTATGAGATCTCCTGGATGAGAGGCGGAGGTCACAAGGGGGCGTGCGGCATTGTCCGAAGAAATGAGTGCTGGAGGCGGACACACCCGGTAAGGGGCGGGGCCGCCACCCCATCATCAGGAGTGATGACCGCTGGTCCCGGTCAATCGAGGGACCCCTGGGAAGCGTCACTCACCCTGGTACTCTTCAAGAGCGAGCTGGTACATCCAGTCGAAGAGGAGCGCGCAGTCTTCCGGGGTACACTCCTGATCGCAGCCGATACAAGGGAGGATCTCTCCTCCTGCAAGGATGAGACAGGGGTCAATCGCCTGTTTCTTCGCCCGCAATAGATACGTCTTGATGCCGTCGCTACGAAACTCGATACGCTCGATCAGCCCGGCATCCAGCAGTCGCTTTACGATTCTTGAGCACTTTCTGCTGTCGATGTCAAGGAGTTTCCAGAGTTCGCTCTGGAGAACCCCCTGGCGATGAGACTGAATGACCTTAAGTGCTTCTTCCTCCTGGTCGGACATGGCTATCAGAGCAGGGGTGCAATAGTCAAAATGTTATTGCCTCTTATGACGACGGTCCCCAGTATGCGGCCCCTCTGGTCGCCTTTATACTCTGTGGTCTCGTCCATATGCAGATTCAGGTGTTCGTCAACCGCCACGAGCCGGCCCTGGAGTTTTCTGCCGTCGTCCTTGATCTCAACGACTATTTTAGAGTCTACGAGAGAAAAAACCTTTTTTACGGGGAGTACAATGCCGTTAACCATCTGTTCTTATATGGTTACCCTCACGCATTAAATTTTCCGTCAACCATTTCCGGCATAGAAAGAGGCCTCCCTGCTACAGAGATCTCGTTCGAGTACCCTTGATTGCAATCAATGGCTGGCAGTCCAAAAACCAGGAGTAAAAATGGGTTACTCGGGGAGGTCTTCCCAGCGGTCCTTGAACTGCTTCTCGACGCCGGGGAGAGTGGTATACTCCATCTCTTCGAGCGAGAGGCGGTGAGGTTCGAACGGTCCGTGGGCCCTGAGCATACTGGAGAGTTCGCAGCACTGTTCGCGGACGCGATCGAATGCCGGATCGTCGAACATATCTGCAGGCCCGATCAGTTTCCCGTTGCTGACCTGGAACCCGAGACAGATGACCCGGGGCGGTCCGTCGAACTGCGTGCAGTTTGCATCGCAGACGCCGACCGGCATGAATGGTCCATGGTGCGAGCCGCGCATCCAGCCGGCAACGAGGATGGGTGTCCTGAAGGGGTCGATGACCTCTCCGACCGACGGGAACCCGCTCTGTGCCCTGACGATCATGACCGGGTCGTCCTTGCCGACGTAGCGGCCGGCCATCAGATTCAGTCGCTGGGTGCTGGTGGAGGCCGCGATTGTGCCATCCCTCTTCCAGACGTACTTGATCACATAGCGGCTCGGTGCTCCGATATAGGCAAGAAGGCTGTAAGATTCTTCGGGCGTGTTAAAGCGGATCCTCCGCTTCTCGATGACATCGTGGACCTCGAAGGTGAACCCTTGGTGCATCGAAGGATCGATGACGAGGCCGGACGTGCTGAAGGGATCGGCGAAGATCTTGTAGAGGAAGTAGTTCCACGCCCCGGGCTCGGTCTTGTCGGCCATGAAGATCAGAACCGGATCGGAACCCCGCTCCTCAAACTCCATCTCGGCAACGCCGGGTCCCATCCCCTTAACATTGCCGCTGAAAGCATCCCCAAGGAGGTCCTGGCCGGCGCCGTAGAGTTTCATCTCTTTGGCAACTCCGGCGCACTCCATGAAGATATCCCACGCCAACTTGTGGATCTCTTCATTGTCCTCACCCTTGGTGTGCGTCATGATCAACTCGAGATCATCACCGCAGTGGGTAACATGCGAGTCGATGATGATCTTGCCCTCTGCTTCCTTGAGCCTCTGGGCGGCCAGTTCAAGGATCTTTGGGTGGGTACGGGAGTGCCCTGGGAAACTGCCTATATCTGCTTTAATTACAGACACGGTGGTCTTAACCATTTAATCACCACTACCTGGACGGGCATAGCCCTTACGACTAGTAGATAGGTATTACTGTATATGTAGGTGTTGTTGCCTTGAAAAAGGGTTGGCTGGGGCAACGTATAGTACGACTTCCTATCCTTGATGTGGACCGGATTTCTTTCGCATGTGTGCGGCGGGAAGTGGCATTCTGCTTAATGTAGTGAGTTTTGGCTTTTTGGTCCAATTATACTCTTCAATCCAAAAAAGGAAGGCTATCGGTGTTCAATCCCATTGGGGTCTAATATGTGACTTAGATGTCCGCCGCGCGTCCCCTCCCGGGGCGGCAGATGAGGAAAAAGAGGAGTTGCCGGGTTCTGCCGGGTCTTGGGACGGCCCTTAATCGATCCGGATTGTTTTGCCCCGTGAGAATTTGACCTCCAGGACACCATGCTTGTAGTTTGACTGCATGGAGTCGGGATCCACGGCCGGCACCTCCACCGAGGTCAGCTGGTTTGCGCCGGCGATGATCGTCAATGTCCCATTGATGAGTGACAGGTGAATTTCATCTTTTTCGACACCCGGGAGATCGACTGCCACCGTCACATCATCGTCGGTTGTAAACATCTCTGCGATCGGCTCGATCTTTCCTTCCGATGAGGGTTCTGCAGGCGCAGATACGGGTTCCGTCTCCTCCGTCGTTGGGGCCTCCTGTCTGCTGGCATCATGAAGGACGATCTTGAATCCATAGGCAAACGGCCTGTTCTGATCTCCCTGCTCTTTGAGCCCCTGCTCCATGAGACGTTTCATCAGCTCGTTGAGCTGCTGGAAGATGTCTTCTGGGGTGTCACTCATGTGCATCACGTTGTCTTTGACTCTGTTGATGAGGGACCGCCCCCAGAAGGGGACCGGTCCCATCAGAACGCCATGCCTGTCTGGGGCAGCGGACGTTCTATCTTGGTCTTCAGTTCCTTTGTGAGACGGCTTATCTCACCGAAGTCTTTCTTTCTCGCGTAGACCGCGTCTTTGAGGGCCTGCACCAGATCCTTGACTTCTTCCTCGATCTTTCCAGTCTCCCGCGTCCTGACCCGGTTGATGGCCGAGACGGCCTCTTCAAGGGCCGACCGCTGCTCCTGGTTGTAGAGGATCTTCCAGGAGCTGCGTTCGTTCTCTTCCAACCGGTCGATATCCAGCGAACCTTTCACGCGGGTGAAGGCATCTTCGAAGTGTTTCTTCGTGATCCTTACATTGCCGATCGCCTGGCGCCGTTCTTCCTCGGGCTTCTTGCCCATCACAGCAATGAACTCGCGCATTGCGGATATCTTTGCTTCACGGACCAGTGCCTCGATGTCGGCTCCAACGTAGCCTTCTGTCCTGTCAACCAGTTCATCGATGTTGACATCGTTTGAGAGGATCTCTTTGTTCCTGAGGTAGACCTCGAAGATCTTCTTTCTGCCCTCACGATCCGGCGGAGGAACGTAGATGATCCGGTCCAATCTGCCGGGGCGAAGCAGCGCCTCGTCCAACATGTCAGGGCGGTTGGTAGCGCCGAGAACCACGACATTGTTGAGCTCCTCGAGGCCATCGAGCTCTGTCAGGATCTGGCTTACCACACTTTCAGTTACGTGTGATGATCCTATATAAGCTCCGCGCTTTGGCAGAAGTGCATCTATTTCGTCGAAAAAGATAATCGACGGTGCAGCTTGCCTCGCTTTCCTAAACACCTGACGAATTCCGCGTTCTGATTCCCCGACCCATTTCGAAAGGAGTTCCGGACCTTTTACAGAGATGAAATTGCATTCGCTCTCGTTTGCGACCGCCTTTGCCAGGAGGGTTTTCCCCGTTCCTGGGGGGCCGAAGAGCAGGATCCCGCGGGGTGGCTTAGTGTCCAGGGAGGCAAATACCTCCGGGTACTTGAGCGGCCACTCGACGGCTTCCGCAAGATCTCTTTTTACGTCATCAAGGCCTCCGACGTCTTCCCATTTGACATCGGGTATCTCCACGAGCACCTCCCTCATCGCGCTCGGCTCAACATGCTTGTGCGCTTCGATGAAGTCCTCGTTCGTTACACGGAGCTGGTCGATGATCTCGGCAGGGATCTCCTCCTCGATCTTGATCTGCGGGATGATCCGACGCAGCGCGTGCATCGCCGCCTCCTTTGCAAGCAGCGCGATATCTGCGCCGACGAACCCATGCGTCGAGCGGGCGTACTCCTCAAGGTTCACATCGTCGGCAAGCGGCATGCCCCGTGTGTGAATCTGGAAGATCTGCTGCCTCCCTTTGGTGTCCGGGATGCCGATCTCGATCTCGCGGTCGAACCGGCCGCCGCGCCGCAGAGCAGGGTCGATCATATCGGGAAGGTTCGTTGCGGCGATTACCACGACCTGACCACGGGTCTTCAACCCGTCCATGAGAGCGAGGAGCTGGGCGACGACCCGGCGTTCGACCTCGCCCTTCACCTCTTCACGTTTGGGCGCGATCGAGTCGATCTCGTCGATGAAGATGATCGAGGGCGCGTTCTCCTGCGCCTCCTCAAAGACTTCGCGGAGACGCTCCTCGGATTCGCCGTAATACTTGCTCATGATCTCGGGGCCCGAGAGCGTGATGAAGTGAGCGTCCACCTCGTTTGCCACTGCCTTTGCGATCAGCGTCTTTCCTGTACCGGGCGGGCCGTAGAGGAGGACACCCTTTGGAGGCTCGATGCCGAGGCGCTCAAAGAGCTCGGGGTGCCGGAGGGGGAGTTCGATCATCTCCCGGACGAGTTGCAGTTCGCGGTCGAGACCCCCGATATCCTCGTAGTGGACGTCGGCCGCCCTCGTCTCCCGCTGCCCCTCCTTGGGCTCGTATGGGGTCTCCTTCAGCTCGATCTCGGTGCTGTCGGTGACGATGGCGATGCCTTTCGGGACGACTTTGGCGACCGCGAACGTAAGCGGGTTGCCGAGGATGCTGACCGGAATGTATTGCCCCTCGATAACCGGCCGGCCTCGAAGGAGTCTTGCCAGGTACTGCTCGCCGCCGACCAGCCGGATCGGCTGGGTCGGCTGGATGGTCACTTTCTTCGCGTATCCGGCCTCGGTCTTCTTGATCTTGACTATATCGTCGATCCCCGCCCCGACGTTGCGCCGGGTGTTTCCATCGATACGCAGAATTGCCCTGCCGGTGTCCTGGGGGAATCCAGGCCATACGAGCGTCGCTGCCTTCTGCCGACCTTCGATCTCGATGACGTCCCCGCTGACAAGATTGAGAGCCTTCATTGTGTCGATGCTCAGTCGGGCAATCCCACGACCGGCGTCTTCATGAGCCGCCTCTTTGATGGTCACCTCAACAGAGTCGATATTAGCCATGTGCTCCATCTCCTGTGATGTTTACCATAAGTAAGTGAAAAGTTATATTTATATTTTTGCATTGCAGCATCCTATTTGCACTGGATGATACCCTTTTCTGTAACAATGAAGTCCATCTTCACGTCGTAATCGTCAGCAGGAATGCTCTCCATCTGCTGGCAGGAGAATGCAATCCCAATCTTTTTTGGGCGTGGGTACCGGCAGAGGAAGCGGTCGTAATACCCGGCGCCGTAACCAAGCCGGTTCCCTTCGGCATCAAAGGCAAGCATCGGTATGATGACGGCTTCGACCTCCTCGGGCCGGGCCGGAATCTCGTGACCGATCGGTTCGGGAACGTTGAATGTGCTCGGGACGAGGACCCCGGGGTCCGGGAGATACGAGAGGCGAAGGCTGTGGGTCTCCCGCTCGATGATAGGCACGACAACCTTCACGCCCCTGCGGTTTAACTCGAGGATGAGGTCATTTGTCTCGACCTCCGGGGCTTTTGAGACGTAGACCATAACCGTTTCAAACCCGTTCAGGAGTCCAAGGAGCCGTTGTTTGATGCTGCTGCTGTACGCTGTAATCTCGTTTTGGGAGAGATGGGATCGGACCTCCTTTGCCTGCGCGCGGAGGGCCGCCTTTGCCTGACTCATTATAGGAGTTTTGGCTCAATCAAACCATAAAATATACATGCTCCCGGGCGGGAAAGCCGTCGCTTCGCTGCTTTCCGCTCCCCGCTGCAGACCTCACAGATCCCGCGGAGCAAGAATGCCGTCGCGGCGTTCTGGGGTGCATCGAGGATCTCGTCTCGGGATGCCCCTTCCCTTCAACGCGATGCCCATATGGACCTTCGGGCAGCTGCCTGCCTCAGTGGCGATCCCCTCACGGTCCACGTTACCGTGAACATCAACTTCCGCTCTTTGGCGAATGTAATATTAAAAAGTGGGAGTGTCCCGCCGGACTCTCCTATTGTTAGAAGTTAAAATGCCGCCCGACAATCTTTAACGCGCAGTAATCGCCGCACATTGTGCAGGCATCGGTGTCGGCCGGCATCCGTTCGTTCCGGATTGCCCGGGCGCGCTCGGGGTTGATCGCGATCGCAAACTGCCGTTCCCAGTCAAGTTCCCGGCGTGCGTGGCCCATCTCGAGATCGGCGTCCCGCTTCTTGAGTTTGATCATATCCCCGACGTGGGCGGCGATCCTTGAACTGATGACGCCCTCATAGACCTCCTCGGGGGTTGGGAGCGCCAGGTGTTCGGCCGGCGTCACATAGCAGATGAAATCGGCACCGTAAGAGGAGGAGAGCGCGGCCCCGATGGCGGCCACCCGGTCGTCGTAGCCCGGTGCGATATCGGTGACGAGCGGCCCGAGCATGTAGAACGGCTTTCTGTTTGTGACCCGCTTTTGCAGGATGACGTTCGCCTCGATCTCGTCGATCGGGATATGCCCCGGTCCCTCTATGATCGCCTGCACACCCTCTGCGTGAGCTTTGTCGGCGAGTTCGGCATTGATGAGCAGTTCCTGAATCTGAGCGCGGTCGGTCGCGTCGTGGACCGCACCCGCCCGCATCCCGTTGCCGAACGAGAGAGTGACCTCGTGCTCTTTTAAGATCTCAAGCAGGTAGTCGAATTCAGAATAGAGCGGGTTCTCTTTTTCGTTGTGGAGCATCCACGCGGTCATGAAGGCGCCGCCCCGGGAGACGAGCCCGCCGTGCCGTCCCTGGTTCTTTAAGCGCTTCATCGTCTCGTAGTTGATCCCGGTGTGGATCGCCATGAAGTTCGTCCCGAGCTTCGCCTGCTCCTCCGTGATCCGGAAGAGGTCGTCCTCCTCCATGTGGACGACGGCCCCGTATTTTCGGGCGGCCTCGATGAACGCCTGGTAGAGCGGGACGGACCCGACCGAGAGGGTGGTCGCCTCGATGACCCTGCGCCGGATCTCGACGAAATCGCCGCCGGTGGAGAGTTCCATCAGCGTATCGGCACCGGCGCGCTCGGCCTGCCGGGCCTTCTCGACCTCCATATCGACGTCCACGATATCCGAAGACGTTCCGATGCTTGCGTTGACCTTCGTCCGGAGTCCTTCGCCGATACCGCAGATCTTCACCTTGCGATAGGGGGAGACCGGGATGACGATATGGCCCTCGGCCACGCCGCGCCGGACGAAATCCTCAGTTACACCTTCTGCTGCCGCAACAGCCCGCATCTCTTCAGTGATGATGCCATGTCGGGCATCCTCTATGAGTCCCATGGCTCTATATTTGAGAGAAAGGGTTGATAAAGGCTTGTTTTTGCGATTTGACCTAAGATTTGCTTGTTTTCTCCTAAAGTAAAATTGATTTACGCTTACTCAGGTTTTGTTTCCTAGCCGGGAAGCCAAGACTTACAAGAGAGTGGAGAGCACCAGTACATCGATTGGTGATCCCTTGTACGTCAATTTTGGTGGCTTTGTTCCAATCAGCACCGTCGACTGGCGTGGGCGGGCAGCCTGCACCGTCTTTCTCAGAGGATGCCCCGCCCGGTGCTTCTACTGCCACAACGCCTCCCTTCAGGGCGGTGAGGACCTTCGCGACATAGATGAGATCCTTGAAATGATCCGGAGTTCCCGCATGCTTGCAGGTGCCGTCGTCTTCTCCGGAGGAGAGCCGACACTGCAGGGGCCGGCGCTCATGCACCTCGCCACCGCTGCCAAAAAGATGAGGTTCTCCGTCGGCCTGCACACAAACGGGATGTTTCCCCGGGTTATTGAAGCCCTCCTTAAGGAGCATCTCGTGGACATGATCGCGCTCGACCTCAAGACTACATGGGAAGACTACGACAATCTACTGGGGCTTCCCGCCGTCGATGCGGTGAAGGGGTCGCTTGATCTCTGCATGCGGGCCAGGGCCAACGGCAGCCTCGGAAGATTTGAGGTCGTGGTCACTCTCTTCCGGGGCAGGGAGAGTGATCTCCCATCCATCGCCAGGGCCACCCGCGGGGTTGATCTCG
Proteins encoded in this region:
- a CDS encoding 5-formyltetrahydrofolate cyclo-ligase produces the protein MSQAKAALRAQAKEVRSHLSQNEITAYSSSIKQRLLGLLNGFETVMVYVSKAPEVETNDLILELNRRGVKVVVPIIERETHSLRLSYLPDPGVLVPSTFNVPEPIGHEIPARPEEVEAVIIPMLAFDAEGNRLGYGAGYYDRFLCRYPRPKKIGIAFSCQQMESIPADDYDVKMDFIVTEKGIIQCK
- the thiC gene encoding phosphomethylpyrimidine synthase ThiC; its protein translation is MGLIEDARHGIITEEMRAVAAAEGVTEDFVRRGVAEGHIVIPVSPYRKVKICGIGEGLRTKVNASIGTSSDIVDVDMEVEKARQAERAGADTLMELSTGGDFVEIRRRVIEATTLSVGSVPLYQAFIEAARKYGAVVHMEEDDLFRITEEQAKLGTNFMAIHTGINYETMKRLKNQGRHGGLVSRGGAFMTAWMLHNEKENPLYSEFDYLLEILKEHEVTLSFGNGMRAGAVHDATDRAQIQELLINAELADKAHAEGVQAIIEGPGHIPIDEIEANVILQKRVTNRKPFYMLGPLVTDIAPGYDDRVAAIGAALSSSYGADFICYVTPAEHLALPTPEEVYEGVISSRIAAHVGDMIKLKKRDADLEMGHARRELDWERQFAIAINPERARAIRNERMPADTDACTMCGDYCALKIVGRHFNF
- a CDS encoding anaerobic ribonucleoside-triphosphate reductase activating protein; protein product: MYVNFGGFVPISTVDWRGRAACTVFLRGCPARCFYCHNASLQGGEDLRDIDEILEMIRSSRMLAGAVVFSGGEPTLQGPALMHLATAAKKMRFSVGLHTNGMFPRVIEALLKEHLVDMIALDLKTTWEDYDNLLGLPAVDAVKGSLDLCMRARANGSLGRFEVVVTLFRGRESDLPSIARATRGVDLVLQQGVAPGFIPLTRQELEAAAAPLGRKVRIRTREDGEVEYDPER